Within the Rosa rugosa chromosome 2, drRosRugo1.1, whole genome shotgun sequence genome, the region TATAAACTGAGCTCAAggaaattaaaataacaaaaacataaaaaaaaaaatagaaaaaagagaacTGTTTAAAGGACTCGAACAAGCAGTGAGGTAAGTTAGAATAATAAAAATGATGAATAGGCAGCAGCAACTGCTCCAATGGATCCAATTAAACTGATGAAAATTGAAGAAGCACCGCTAGGAGGAGGAGGGATTTGATCACTTTCGGGAGCTGGAGTGGGGTTGATCTGGAGCGTCCCTGGTGAAGGGGGAGGTGGAGAGGCTTCGCCAGAAGGTGCAGGAGATGGAGTAGTTGCATTGCTTGTTTGGTTCCTGTCTGCCAAGACAATCACAACAATCTTCTCATTTTTGAGACAGTTATCTTTGTTCCCACTCATGAAGTAGAATGGCCCAGACTGGTTGAACGTGTAGGTCGAGTGGCCATCGGTATATTTCTCAGCTGTTGGAGCATCAGTATTGCAATTTGTGTAGTCATCCTGGCTGACGCGAAGCACTGAGTCTTGGCCAGGAGAATAGCTGAACACTGCAGTTATCGGTGAGATAAAATCAATTACTAAATTTACTTAACCAAGGAGCATGCTGTTGTGGTGGTACCGTAATCACCTCTAGCAAGAGGAAGAGTAAGAGTATTCTTATATCCTAAATTGTACGATTGAGTAGTTAGTCACATTACCAGAAAGTTTAATTGCTTGATATGATCTAACACTTGCAAAACACATGATAAAAAGCGCAAAATGACTTTCTACGAGTGTTAATAACATCGTCCTGTAACTAAGGTTATATACGCAATGCAAAATCGCCACCTTCGGACTATTAGAATATAACTAATATGATTGTTTTCGATTATCATATATAGTGGGGACTTGAAATGGGATCATGGGAGCTCTAATTAGAGCTAAAAATTTGGGGGCATGAGCGAGTTGGACTCTATATATTAAATTTCAACTGATTAATGTAAACCAACAACTTACCTAAGGAGTCACCAATTTGAAATCTGTTGGTCTCTGCCCATTGACTAAAATGAGTTGATGCATCAGGAACAGTCCAAGCTAGTGTAAACTCATTTGCACCACTCTTCTGCAGTAACAGCGATAGACAAAGAAGACCCAATATAGGAAATGCAATGCTTTTGTTATATGCTCTTAGAATATTAGAGTTGGCCATTGAAGAAAATGAACAAATGGGTATTGAAAACGGAACGCTTGTATATTTTGATCCTCTGAAACTGCGGAAACCTGATGAGGATGAAGCAAATTTGGGGTGACATGAATGGTGCGGCGACCAGGGTTTTTGTAGGCAAAGTTGCATGGGAACTTTACAAGCTGCGTCAGTGAAGCTTTTACAACTTTTCCTTATTCTTTCTTAGCTTCGTTCCCGTGCAAAGCATATGTGCACTTTTTACATTATAATTGCAAAGCTCAGGTTGTTCTACTCTGGAACTTTTTGGAACTTTTATGTAACTTGTTCTGTGGGTTTATACTTTGCTTTGAGTAGTATTATCAAGAATATTCATGGCTTCTGCTCTAGGTTTAACAGCTAATAACATAATGAAATGTTCAGTACTCATGCATTCACAAAGCCCAATGAAGAAGCAAATCTGATTTAATTGGTAGCTTGTATTTCCGGGTTGATCTCCTTTTTCTCTTCCATTTCTCCTGccctgcctctctctctctctctctctctctcattcgcACATTATGCTTTCAATTTGCAGGGGAACCATCTTGTGATCGATAATAATCTGAACTGGCACTAATTAATTAGCTATAGAACATCTGATCAATTTCCTATCCTAAAGCCTAGCGTTACAGAACAAAAATTTTCATTATATGAGAGCTTTGCTCCTCTGCAATGTAACTGTTAGAATCATGCTcatgttttaacttttaagtagTTATACTCACCTAAAGGACACCGTGAAGACTGTTTATTAAATGCTTACAAATATCTTAAATGCTAACAGTTTCGTCTCTGTTTGTTTCTGACCAGAACAACAAGAGAGGAAGACGTTTCTTCTTATGTGATGACTTGGACCAACTCATAATCCACCTAAAGCGACCAAATCCAAGCCATACTAGCTCACACAAATGCATTGACTTTGACCCATTCCCTCCCTCTCTGTTCCACCTACAAAGCCTCTCTACCATTCAAGTCAAGTTTCTGCAATACTAGGCCAAACTAAAACAAAAGCTAAAATccaatgaaaaataataaaaaaaataaaaaaatagtaaatttaCGGAACAACGGTAAAAAACCAAAGACAATGGAAACCCAAGTAATGGTTAATTGGTTTTGGCTTCCCTCGCCGTACAATTAGAGGCAAAAGAAATGTAGGGTGATTTATGTGTGTAATAAATAGATGACATGAAAAATTTAGACAGTGAAGTAAGTGAAAAATAACGttaaaaacaaagtaaaaagtgaaaaccaATCTTTGTGTGGGGTTTTCAGGTGTGGTGCCCATGGAGATCGTCGTCGTCTCATTACGACTTTGACAGTGTGTCAAACACCACCATCATCCCCACAccgccataaaaaaaaaaaaaaaaaaaaaaaacacagaggAAAAGGCAAAAAGGAGGAGTCTTTGTCTTTCTTAGTTGTCTTTGTGGGGTTTGTTTTGGTCAGGCCAACCACCTCATCTGGGTGGTTTagtttttttctgggtttttgttgatCTTGCTCTGGGTGGTGGTTTAGGGCCTCAAAGGGTTttggaaaacaagaaaaaagataGTAACTTTGAGGCATTGGATTATTGGAATGTGGGGGAGCTCTGGAACTCCTGCTGATTCTTTCTATGAGGTCCGCCCTGAGTGTACTGATGTACCCAAAAGCCGGTTCAAGATCAAGgtgtctctttctttctcttctttaacTTTTTTGTGATTGATATTTAGTAATTCATGAAGCCTCTGTTATTTAATGTTTGGTATTGATGTTAAGGATACCCAGTATCCTACTTTAGATCAGTTTCCAATTTGGGTCCAGGATATTGCTTAATGCCTCAGATTTGATTGTGGGCTGTGCTAGATTTTTCGATAAAGATCATGGCTTTAGTATTAGTATGGATCACACAGTGATGTGCGTTGGGGAATTTCTGTTGAAACCCGATTGTGCTTTTGACATGTTGGTTGATGTTTGATGCACATTGTTGAATTTTGGAAGGACTGATATGATTATTCGGTTGATAAGAATCACAGTTCATTTGCAGAAACATTTAAACCTGTATGTTATATTCATAATTTGCAAGCATTTGAGGGCTAATATTATTACTTGCCTTAAACTCCAGTATTTCATCATCTTTTGTTTGCAAGTTTCTGAAATTTGGGCATTTTATCTCCTTCTCCCTCATATATCGGTTATGTCGGGAATGCTAGTTTTGGAGAATTAGAGTACCAAAAGTACCAAACCAATTCTGTATCATGGATCCTGGGGTTTGTACATGGGTTGTTTATTGTCAGGCTTCGTGTATGGCATGAGGACTGTGATTATACATTTAGGCAAGCATGGTATTTAATAGTTGGGAAGTAGTCATCTTTGGTGATTTCAGTCTGATTTATAATCTTCCAATATGGGCAATTTTACTTTTAACCCGCTCCTATGAAACAGTATGCCTAGAGATTTTTATTTCAAGGCAATGAAGTCGAGTGTAATAATGCTATTGTTGGTGCGAGCTTCTTGCTTCCAGAGCAGATATGTATTTTATGTACACTCATATATAGTGGGAGGATCCTTTTGGGTCTTATTTCTTCTGATTAGCTTACTTGGGGTTGTAGATCTCTAATTCCGGCTCGAAAACACATATCTAATTTTTCTTATCTTTAAATGTTGTTTCTGAAATTGGTGGGGGCATCAAAGTCAGCAACGATAAGATTTGAAAAGAATCGGTACCGACTCTTAGAACTGGCAGAGTATAACAATTCATTTTGGTATACATACTGGATAGTGTGAGATAGATTGTGCTGGATATCTAATAATTCAATTTCCCAGTTAGGATTTCTCTTTTCAATGGGAGAAGTTTAGCTTGATTTTAGTGATGCATTGTGTATGCTATAATAGAAATGTATGCAATTGTAACAGCTCCTTTGTCATGATTTGGATTACTATATGCCATTCTGCGTTTCTTCCATTTTCAGCTCCTTTTATTTGCTTATGTAGGCAGGTAAGACTCTAAGTTCAAGGAAATGGCAGGCCGCATTTTCTCCAGAAGGTTATCTGGATATAGGCAAGACTTTGAGTCGAATCCATCGCGGGGTGAGTTTGTTATTATGATTCAATAGTACTACTAAGTATGCTTACTTGTTTATTCTCGGTAGGATTCACATTTGCCAGTGTAGCCgttgaatattttttttcttttttctttttttgatagaGAATTTGACTCACCTGTTTTCTGTTTTACTTACTGCCATGTTTAGCCCTTAGCCTGCATGTATGAAAAGGGATATGTAGAAATCAGGCTAAATTTTTACTGAGACTGTGCCATTCTTTAATGATAAGTCAGGTTAACTATTATTCTTTTTTAACAAAAATTTGACACATAATGACATAAATGCTTCCTTTCTGACCTTCCAATTCTTTTCGTCTGGTAGTAGTTTCTCTTTCTCCATTTAGTTGATATATAGATCTTTTATTTCATATGGTTTTCTTAAAAGATATACAATTTAAGAGGCTAATTTTTCCATACTATTTTGCCCATCAGGGTATCCATCCGTCAATTAGAGGAGAAGTTT harbors:
- the LOC133732339 gene encoding early nodulin-like protein 9, which codes for MANSNILRAYNKSIAFPILGLLCLSLLLQKSGANEFTLAWTVPDASTHFSQWAETNRFQIGDSLVFSYSPGQDSVLRVSQDDYTNCNTDAPTAEKYTDGHSTYTFNQSGPFYFMSGNKDNCLKNEKIVVIVLADRNQTSNATTPSPAPSGEASPPPPSPGTLQINPTPAPESDQIPPPPSGASSIFISLIGSIGAVAAAYSSFLLF